A genome region from Labrus mixtus chromosome 9, fLabMix1.1, whole genome shotgun sequence includes the following:
- the LOC132979896 gene encoding putative gustatory receptor clone PTE03, whose product MSTNASSVVLLKLETLGLTNASMYPAFLLSTLTYLCIMFCNTLVLVTIVWCKKLQKPMFILLFNLPISDMVGATAFFPHLIISMLTQNRLISYPACVAQTFLVHVYGTGNLLILSAMAYDRYIAICCPLRYNSIMSTQNLVKIIVLIWVINFSLIITLILMAVRFKICRTHIVDLYCNNPSLLKLVCEDTSTNNYYGLFTIVVLQGGPLLIILYTYAQILRTCVMNNQSDARRKAIQTCGSHLVVCLILEINTFVTLISHRIESMSPFFRRALGVSVLIFPPFLDPIIYGLKTSELRQSIKMLLKRNVGVSKL is encoded by the coding sequence ATGTCCACAAATGCATCTTCAGTAGTTTTACTCAAACTGGAAACACTGGGTTTAACCAATGCGTCGATGTACCCAGCTTTCCTGCTCAGCACTTTAACATATCTGTGTATTATGTTCTGTAACACGTTGGTATTAGTGACTATCGTTTGGTGTAAAAAGCTTCAGAAGCCCATGTTTATCCTGCTGTTCAACCTGCCCATCAGTGACATGGTGGGGGCTACGGCTTTTTTCCCTCACCTCATTATAAGCATGTTGACGCAGAACAGACTGATTTCATACCCTGCATGTGTAGCTCAGACTTTTCTTGTTCATGTTTATGGAACAGGAAACCTATTGATCTTGAGTGCCATGGCGTATGACAGATATATCGCTATATGTTGTCCTTTGAGGTATAATTCCATCATGAGTACACAGAACTTGGTAAAAATTATTGTCTTAATATGGGTCATTAACTTTTCTCTAATAATCACTTTGATTTTGATGGCTGTACGGTTTAAAATCTGTAGGACTCATATTGTAGATCTGTATTGTAATAATCCATCTTTATTGAAATTGGTCTGTGAGGACACCAGCACGAACAACTACTATGGATTATTTACTATAGTGGTGCTCCAGGGCGGACCGCTGTTAATCATATTGTACACTTATGCACAGATTCTGCGTACATGCGTAATGAACAATCAGTCTGACGCCAGGAGAAAAGCCATTCAGACGTGTGGCTCACATTTGGTCGTTTGTTTAATCCTAGAAATCAATACTTTTGTCACACTCATTTCTCACCGCATTGAGAGCATGTCGCCCTTTTTTAGGAGGGCCCTCGGTGTGTCCGTTTTAATTTTCCCCCCGTTTTTGGACCCGATTATTTATGGACTGAAAACCTCAGAGCTCAGGCAGAGCATTAAAATGTTACTAAAGAGAAATGTAGGGGTGTCAAAGTTGTGA